One genomic region from Campylobacter helveticus encodes:
- a CDS encoding Fic family protein → MLSDLSLLQREELFKTLRVSITHHSNAIEGISLSYGETKTLLETGKTANNKPLDEQLVILGFAQAYDLIIREANDKNKILDSSFIKDLHFLIFSNAQKICPHLVRKPIGAYRNEEVKIVGSSIKLTLPHLISQELDNLLYRFPSNQLNLEQIAEFHALYEKIHPFSDGNGRTGRLLMSFQCIQNNLIPPLIENENRKKYLEFLQEAQINNNIKAFAEFLEYCQKRSLDLIDRDFTQKQENKFRN, encoded by the coding sequence ATGTTAAGTGATTTAAGCCTATTACAAAGAGAAGAGCTATTTAAAACATTGCGTGTTAGCATTACGCACCACAGTAATGCTATAGAAGGAATCTCTCTAAGCTATGGAGAAACAAAAACCTTGCTTGAAACAGGTAAAACTGCTAACAACAAACCACTTGATGAACAACTTGTAATATTAGGATTTGCACAAGCTTATGATTTAATCATCCGTGAAGCAAACGACAAAAATAAAATACTTGATAGCTCTTTTATTAAAGATTTGCACTTTCTTATCTTCTCTAATGCACAAAAAATTTGTCCCCATCTCGTTAGAAAACCTATTGGGGCATATAGAAATGAAGAGGTCAAAATCGTAGGCTCTAGCATAAAACTTACCCTGCCACACCTTATTTCACAAGAACTCGACAATTTGCTTTATAGATTTCCTAGCAATCAGCTCAATTTAGAACAAATTGCCGAATTTCACGCCCTTTATGAAAAAATTCACCCTTTTAGTGATGGAAATGGACGCACAGGAAGACTTTTAATGAGTTTCCAATGTATTCAAAATAATTTAATTCCACCCCTTATTGAAAATGAAAACAGAAAAAAATACTTAGAATTTCTACAAGAAGCTCAAATAAATAATAATATAAAAGCATTTGCGGAATTTCTAGAGTATTGCCAAAAAAGAAGTTTGGATTTAATCGATAGGGACTTTACACAAAAGCAAGAAAATAAATTTAGGAATTAA